A genomic segment from Conger conger chromosome 2, fConCon1.1, whole genome shotgun sequence encodes:
- the sh2d3a gene encoding breast cancer anti-estrogen resistance protein 3 homolog isoform X3, giving the protein MNNRSIAWWLRQIGLPQYTKTLEGQYYGLEGMLYVTDGDLKEAGVDDPDHRETIMIQLKRQQQRQNPTSGGSAVTSARVTRKYSLGSSLDMMKPSRRLSGGTGVDLFRQSILPRLKRRDRMTLSSSCSQLSPLQEVLAPPSPGPEHSHRRKRSKRKSIGVYLSHLKVFGGRRGMDSLKKELEEELKLSTEDLRSHAWYHGQLPREGTEELLERDGDFLIRDSLTSPGDYVLSCQWRNEPMHFKIIRVVLRPKKGYSRELFQFEQDQFDNVPALVRFHVGGRRPISEGSGAIIFHPINRTVPLRVIGERQAACASSSSDLCWSGPEQQSRSERSKRLSFHSGQMDSLQVNSNLLRNKEKSGSHPGNLENLGRRPSLQTAQSDSNLRSGTPQSSQSPDPGPAPISPFFRTGSEPMLSPRTPRHTRPSNPAGGSTLRGSDGQLHPRAPPKPLRVSVVFPGSPRHQRPRQGDPGSIYDELVPHVPQSQPRGHVDRLRAEEKWQSRARLTESSFSFLEMGGAPLLPGLGEGEEETLFVRPQAETSTSFCLDQFSSLLLPDNNRPLEPSVLLALKEIFTRSDPKTIALHMLSVDCQVARITGVTEDQRRIMGVSSGLELITLPHGQQLRQDLLERHHLIALGVAVDILGCTGTVGQRATVLHKFIQLAQELRYTANDLFAFSAVMKALELPQVARLEMTWRALRRNHTDSAVAFEKVLKPFLQALNDGNEEAAQGPLSVPHMLPLLRVMEGEDLGEHTERGCQLLLNTLQSARQAALEAPQYQAHAHALLTAGWEPVPELLEAFRTEFALRLFWGQSGAAAERPERWEKFDKVLSVLSDKLEHGDASPESDP; this is encoded by the exons ATGAACAACCGCTCCATAGCCTGGTGGCTCAGACAGATTGGCCTCCCTCAGTACACCAAGACCCTGGAGGGACAGTACTATGGCCTGGag gGTATGTTATATGTGACAGATGGGGACCTCAAGGAGGCAGGAGTGGATGATCCTGATCATAGAGAAACCATCATGATCCAACTGAAACGACAACAGCAGAGACAGAACCCCacctcag GGGGCAGTGCCGTGACCTCAGCCAGGGTGACCCGGAAGTATTCGCTGGGCTCCTCCCTGGACATGATGAAGCCAAGCCGGAGGCTGTCGGGGGGGACGGGAGTGGACCTGTTTCGGCAGAGCATACTGCCCCGTTTGAAGCGCAGGGACCGCAtgaccctctcctcctcctgctcccagcTCAGCCCCCTGCAGGAGGTACTGGCGCCTCCTTCACCCGGCCCGGAACACAGCCACC GTAGGAAACGCAG CAAACGGAAGAGCATCGGTGTGTATTTAAGTCACCTGAAG GTGtttgggggcaggagagggatGGACTCTCTGAAGAAGGAGTTAGAAGAGGAACTCAAGTTAAGCACAGAGGATCTGAGGAGCCATGCCTGGTACCACGGCCAGCTTCCCAGAGAG ggGACGGAGGAGTTGTTGGAGAGGGACGGGGACTTCCTGATCAGAGACTCTCTCACCAGCCCTGGGGACTATGTGCTGAGCTGTCAGTGGAGGAACGAGCCCATGCACTTCAAGATCATCCGCGTGGTGCTGCGGCCTAAGAAG GGATACTCGCGGGAGCTGTTCCAGTTCGAGCAGGACCAGTTCGACAACGTCCCGGCGCTGGTGCGCTTCCACGTGGGGGGCCGGCGGCCCATCTCCGAGGGGTCGGGGGCCATCATCTTCCACCCCATCAACCGCACGGTGCCCCTGCGTGTCATCGGAGAGCGCCAGGCGGCCTgcgccagcagcagcagtgaccTCTGCTGGTCGGGACCGGAACAGCAGTCACGGTCTGAGCGCAGCAAGCGACTCAGCTTTCACTCCGGCCAGATGGACTCCTTACAGGTCAACAGCAACCTGCTCAG GAACAAGGAGAAGAGTGGGAGTCACCCTGGTAACCTGGAGAACCTGGGCCGGAGACCCTCCCTGCAGACCGCCCAGTCTGATAGCAACCTGCGCTCAG GCACCCCCCAATCCAGCCAGTCCCCGgaccccggccccgcccccatcTCCCCGTTCTTCCGGACGGGCAGCGAGCCCATGCTGAGCCCGCGGACCCCCCGCCACACCCGACCCTCCAACCCAGCGGGGGGCTCCACCCTGCGCGGCTCCGACGGCCAGCTGCACCCGCGGGCCCCGCCCAAGCCGCTGCGCGTGTCCGTCGTGTTCCCCGGCTCGCCCCGGCACCAGCGCCCCCGGCAGGGCGACCCCGGCTCCATCTACGACGAGCTGGTGCCGCACGTGCCCCAGTCGCAGCCCCGCGGCCACGTGGACCGCCTCCGGGCCGAGGAGAAGTGGCAGAGCCGCGCGCGGCTGACCGAGAGCAGCTTCAGCTTCCTGGAGATGGGCGGGGCGCCCCTGCTCccggggctgggggagggggaggaggagacgcTCTTCGTCCGGCCGCAGGCGGAGACGTCCACCAGCTTCTGCCTGGACCAGTTCAGCTCGCTGCTGCTGCCCGACAACAACCGGCCCCTGGAGCCCTCGGTGCTGCTGGCCCTGAAGGAGATCTTCACCCGCAGCGACCCCAAGACCATCgctctgcacatgctcagtgtcGACTGCCAG GTGGCCCGGATCACAGGTGTGACAGAGGACCAGAGGAGGATCATGGGAGTGAGCTCCGGGTTGGAGCTGATCACCCTGCCACACGGCCAGCAGCTGAGGCAGGACCTGCTTGAGAG GCACCACCTGATCGCCCTGGGCGTGGCCGTGGACATCCTGGGCTGCACGGGGACCGTGGGCCAGCGCGCCACCGTCCTGCACAAGTTCATCCAGCTGGCCCAAGAGCTCCGCTACACCGCCAACGACCTCTTCGCCTTCTCCGCAGTGATGAAGGCCCTGGAGCTCCCACAG GTGGCCAGGCTGGAGATGACATGGCGAGCCTTGAGGAGAAACCACACGGACAGTGCTGTGGCCTTTGAGAAGGTGCTCAAGCCCTTCCTGCAAGCTCTCAATGATGGAAACG AAGAGGCTGCTCAAGGCCCTCTCTCCGTGCCCCACATGCTGCCCCTCTTGCGGGTGATGGAGGGCGAGGATTTGGGGGAGCACACGGAGCGGGGGTGCCAGCTGCTGCTCAACACCCTGCAGTCGGCCCGCCAGGCCGCCCTGGAGGCCCCCCAGTACCAGGCCCACGCACACGCCCTGCTCACAG CAGGCTGGGAGCCGGTGCCGGAGCTGCTGGAGGCGTTCCGCACCGAGTTCGCGCTCCGCCTCTTCTGGGGTCAATCGGGAGCAGCTGCCGAGAGGCCGGAGCGCTGGGAGAAGTTCGACAAGGTCCTCAGCGTGCTGTCGGATAAGCTGGAGCACGGAGACGCCTCCCCGGagtctgacccctga
- the sh2d3a gene encoding breast cancer anti-estrogen resistance protein 3 homolog isoform X2, with product MDSLKKELEEELKLSTEDLRSHAWYHGQLPREGTEELLERDGDFLIRDSLTSPGDYVLSCQWRNEPMHFKIIRVVLRPKKGYSRELFQFEQDQFDNVPALVRFHVGGRRPISEGSGAIIFHPINRTVPLRVIGERQAACASSSSDLCWSGPEQQSRSERSKRLSFHSGQMDSLQVNSNLLRNKEKSGSHPGNLENLGRRPSLQTAQSDSNLRSGTPQSSQSPDPGPAPISPFFRTGSEPMLSPRTPRHTRPSNPAGGSTLRGSDGQLHPRAPPKPLRVSVVFPGSPRHQRPRQGDPGSIYDELVPHVPQSQPRGHVDRLRAEEKWQSRARLTESSFSFLEMGGAPLLPGLGEGEEETLFVRPQAETSTSFCLDQFSSLLLPDNNRPLEPSVLLALKEIFTRSDPKTIALHMLSVDCQVARITGVTEDQRRIMGVSSGLELITLPHGQQLRQDLLERHHLIALGVAVDILGCTGTVGQRATVLHKFIQLAQELRYTANDLFAFSAVMKALELPQVARLEMTWRALRRNHTDSAVAFEKVLKPFLQALNDGNEEAAQGPLSVPHMLPLLRVMEGEDLGEHTERGCQLLLNTLQSARQAALEAPQYQAHAHALLTGWEPVPELLEAFRTEFALRLFWGQSGAAAERPERWEKFDKVLSVLSDKLEHGDASPESDP from the exons atGGACTCTCTGAAGAAGGAGTTAGAAGAGGAACTCAAGTTAAGCACAGAGGATCTGAGGAGCCATGCCTGGTACCACGGCCAGCTTCCCAGAGAG ggGACGGAGGAGTTGTTGGAGAGGGACGGGGACTTCCTGATCAGAGACTCTCTCACCAGCCCTGGGGACTATGTGCTGAGCTGTCAGTGGAGGAACGAGCCCATGCACTTCAAGATCATCCGCGTGGTGCTGCGGCCTAAGAAG GGATACTCGCGGGAGCTGTTCCAGTTCGAGCAGGACCAGTTCGACAACGTCCCGGCGCTGGTGCGCTTCCACGTGGGGGGCCGGCGGCCCATCTCCGAGGGGTCGGGGGCCATCATCTTCCACCCCATCAACCGCACGGTGCCCCTGCGTGTCATCGGAGAGCGCCAGGCGGCCTgcgccagcagcagcagtgaccTCTGCTGGTCGGGACCGGAACAGCAGTCACGGTCTGAGCGCAGCAAGCGACTCAGCTTTCACTCCGGCCAGATGGACTCCTTACAGGTCAACAGCAACCTGCTCAG GAACAAGGAGAAGAGTGGGAGTCACCCTGGTAACCTGGAGAACCTGGGCCGGAGACCCTCCCTGCAGACCGCCCAGTCTGATAGCAACCTGCGCTCAG GCACCCCCCAATCCAGCCAGTCCCCGgaccccggccccgcccccatcTCCCCGTTCTTCCGGACGGGCAGCGAGCCCATGCTGAGCCCGCGGACCCCCCGCCACACCCGACCCTCCAACCCAGCGGGGGGCTCCACCCTGCGCGGCTCCGACGGCCAGCTGCACCCGCGGGCCCCGCCCAAGCCGCTGCGCGTGTCCGTCGTGTTCCCCGGCTCGCCCCGGCACCAGCGCCCCCGGCAGGGCGACCCCGGCTCCATCTACGACGAGCTGGTGCCGCACGTGCCCCAGTCGCAGCCCCGCGGCCACGTGGACCGCCTCCGGGCCGAGGAGAAGTGGCAGAGCCGCGCGCGGCTGACCGAGAGCAGCTTCAGCTTCCTGGAGATGGGCGGGGCGCCCCTGCTCccggggctgggggagggggaggaggagacgcTCTTCGTCCGGCCGCAGGCGGAGACGTCCACCAGCTTCTGCCTGGACCAGTTCAGCTCGCTGCTGCTGCCCGACAACAACCGGCCCCTGGAGCCCTCGGTGCTGCTGGCCCTGAAGGAGATCTTCACCCGCAGCGACCCCAAGACCATCgctctgcacatgctcagtgtcGACTGCCAG GTGGCCCGGATCACAGGTGTGACAGAGGACCAGAGGAGGATCATGGGAGTGAGCTCCGGGTTGGAGCTGATCACCCTGCCACACGGCCAGCAGCTGAGGCAGGACCTGCTTGAGAG GCACCACCTGATCGCCCTGGGCGTGGCCGTGGACATCCTGGGCTGCACGGGGACCGTGGGCCAGCGCGCCACCGTCCTGCACAAGTTCATCCAGCTGGCCCAAGAGCTCCGCTACACCGCCAACGACCTCTTCGCCTTCTCCGCAGTGATGAAGGCCCTGGAGCTCCCACAG GTGGCCAGGCTGGAGATGACATGGCGAGCCTTGAGGAGAAACCACACGGACAGTGCTGTGGCCTTTGAGAAGGTGCTCAAGCCCTTCCTGCAAGCTCTCAATGATGGAAACG AAGAGGCTGCTCAAGGCCCTCTCTCCGTGCCCCACATGCTGCCCCTCTTGCGGGTGATGGAGGGCGAGGATTTGGGGGAGCACACGGAGCGGGGGTGCCAGCTGCTGCTCAACACCCTGCAGTCGGCCCGCCAGGCCGCCCTGGAGGCCCCCCAGTACCAGGCCCACGCACACGCCCTGCTCACAG GCTGGGAGCCGGTGCCGGAGCTGCTGGAGGCGTTCCGCACCGAGTTCGCGCTCCGCCTCTTCTGGGGTCAATCGGGAGCAGCTGCCGAGAGGCCGGAGCGCTGGGAGAAGTTCGACAAGGTCCTCAGCGTGCTGTCGGATAAGCTGGAGCACGGAGACGCCTCCCCGGagtctgacccctga
- the sh2d3a gene encoding breast cancer anti-estrogen resistance protein 3 homolog isoform X1 — protein MDSLKKELEEELKLSTEDLRSHAWYHGQLPREGTEELLERDGDFLIRDSLTSPGDYVLSCQWRNEPMHFKIIRVVLRPKKGYSRELFQFEQDQFDNVPALVRFHVGGRRPISEGSGAIIFHPINRTVPLRVIGERQAACASSSSDLCWSGPEQQSRSERSKRLSFHSGQMDSLQVNSNLLRNKEKSGSHPGNLENLGRRPSLQTAQSDSNLRSGTPQSSQSPDPGPAPISPFFRTGSEPMLSPRTPRHTRPSNPAGGSTLRGSDGQLHPRAPPKPLRVSVVFPGSPRHQRPRQGDPGSIYDELVPHVPQSQPRGHVDRLRAEEKWQSRARLTESSFSFLEMGGAPLLPGLGEGEEETLFVRPQAETSTSFCLDQFSSLLLPDNNRPLEPSVLLALKEIFTRSDPKTIALHMLSVDCQVARITGVTEDQRRIMGVSSGLELITLPHGQQLRQDLLERHHLIALGVAVDILGCTGTVGQRATVLHKFIQLAQELRYTANDLFAFSAVMKALELPQVARLEMTWRALRRNHTDSAVAFEKVLKPFLQALNDGNEEAAQGPLSVPHMLPLLRVMEGEDLGEHTERGCQLLLNTLQSARQAALEAPQYQAHAHALLTAGWEPVPELLEAFRTEFALRLFWGQSGAAAERPERWEKFDKVLSVLSDKLEHGDASPESDP, from the exons atGGACTCTCTGAAGAAGGAGTTAGAAGAGGAACTCAAGTTAAGCACAGAGGATCTGAGGAGCCATGCCTGGTACCACGGCCAGCTTCCCAGAGAG ggGACGGAGGAGTTGTTGGAGAGGGACGGGGACTTCCTGATCAGAGACTCTCTCACCAGCCCTGGGGACTATGTGCTGAGCTGTCAGTGGAGGAACGAGCCCATGCACTTCAAGATCATCCGCGTGGTGCTGCGGCCTAAGAAG GGATACTCGCGGGAGCTGTTCCAGTTCGAGCAGGACCAGTTCGACAACGTCCCGGCGCTGGTGCGCTTCCACGTGGGGGGCCGGCGGCCCATCTCCGAGGGGTCGGGGGCCATCATCTTCCACCCCATCAACCGCACGGTGCCCCTGCGTGTCATCGGAGAGCGCCAGGCGGCCTgcgccagcagcagcagtgaccTCTGCTGGTCGGGACCGGAACAGCAGTCACGGTCTGAGCGCAGCAAGCGACTCAGCTTTCACTCCGGCCAGATGGACTCCTTACAGGTCAACAGCAACCTGCTCAG GAACAAGGAGAAGAGTGGGAGTCACCCTGGTAACCTGGAGAACCTGGGCCGGAGACCCTCCCTGCAGACCGCCCAGTCTGATAGCAACCTGCGCTCAG GCACCCCCCAATCCAGCCAGTCCCCGgaccccggccccgcccccatcTCCCCGTTCTTCCGGACGGGCAGCGAGCCCATGCTGAGCCCGCGGACCCCCCGCCACACCCGACCCTCCAACCCAGCGGGGGGCTCCACCCTGCGCGGCTCCGACGGCCAGCTGCACCCGCGGGCCCCGCCCAAGCCGCTGCGCGTGTCCGTCGTGTTCCCCGGCTCGCCCCGGCACCAGCGCCCCCGGCAGGGCGACCCCGGCTCCATCTACGACGAGCTGGTGCCGCACGTGCCCCAGTCGCAGCCCCGCGGCCACGTGGACCGCCTCCGGGCCGAGGAGAAGTGGCAGAGCCGCGCGCGGCTGACCGAGAGCAGCTTCAGCTTCCTGGAGATGGGCGGGGCGCCCCTGCTCccggggctgggggagggggaggaggagacgcTCTTCGTCCGGCCGCAGGCGGAGACGTCCACCAGCTTCTGCCTGGACCAGTTCAGCTCGCTGCTGCTGCCCGACAACAACCGGCCCCTGGAGCCCTCGGTGCTGCTGGCCCTGAAGGAGATCTTCACCCGCAGCGACCCCAAGACCATCgctctgcacatgctcagtgtcGACTGCCAG GTGGCCCGGATCACAGGTGTGACAGAGGACCAGAGGAGGATCATGGGAGTGAGCTCCGGGTTGGAGCTGATCACCCTGCCACACGGCCAGCAGCTGAGGCAGGACCTGCTTGAGAG GCACCACCTGATCGCCCTGGGCGTGGCCGTGGACATCCTGGGCTGCACGGGGACCGTGGGCCAGCGCGCCACCGTCCTGCACAAGTTCATCCAGCTGGCCCAAGAGCTCCGCTACACCGCCAACGACCTCTTCGCCTTCTCCGCAGTGATGAAGGCCCTGGAGCTCCCACAG GTGGCCAGGCTGGAGATGACATGGCGAGCCTTGAGGAGAAACCACACGGACAGTGCTGTGGCCTTTGAGAAGGTGCTCAAGCCCTTCCTGCAAGCTCTCAATGATGGAAACG AAGAGGCTGCTCAAGGCCCTCTCTCCGTGCCCCACATGCTGCCCCTCTTGCGGGTGATGGAGGGCGAGGATTTGGGGGAGCACACGGAGCGGGGGTGCCAGCTGCTGCTCAACACCCTGCAGTCGGCCCGCCAGGCCGCCCTGGAGGCCCCCCAGTACCAGGCCCACGCACACGCCCTGCTCACAG CAGGCTGGGAGCCGGTGCCGGAGCTGCTGGAGGCGTTCCGCACCGAGTTCGCGCTCCGCCTCTTCTGGGGTCAATCGGGAGCAGCTGCCGAGAGGCCGGAGCGCTGGGAGAAGTTCGACAAGGTCCTCAGCGTGCTGTCGGATAAGCTGGAGCACGGAGACGCCTCCCCGGagtctgacccctga